One bacterium genomic region harbors:
- a CDS encoding sigma 54-interacting transcriptional regulator gives MTGTPPLAQYKKAKKLEETRNAVVYLLEASDKSKLIQKKALDNSIQFNELISREYRILTQFQHPHIVRVLDYDIDKEGRAFFTSEYIDGKPIGECFKGFTEDFIAAFLQVFDALGAFHNKGFIHSDLKPEHVLYDTVRKKATLIDFGFAGIACGDSPGAGTIGYIAPEVLKGIGLDQRSDLYSLGIIMYEILSGIKPYKNFQKLDRVPEELNSYLDRLIAPEPYLRPALPELHEYFRKQLPSGKIESMKYDVDIPVTGYVENPEIKMRTDTAAIINPFVICGDTGAGKTRHLREIKYRLQTRGWQVLWHIGKGNISLLAALRDFLGIPDDDNSRDYHPQNKIQAYEEIRQAIAEYASRSGLGILVDDLEDCSDFELGLLRYIGLGAAGSNLLVAASANTVGDITSERVKQTNFDMIGLELFSMPEIEQLLAKTFFVIEIQPSESGIHEFAGSIMDMTSGNPLFIVETFKALHEKQALVFRDNKWQVNMALLKQTEMPSKTENILTMRIKDVGDDELLLLKLLAICECPLSMAMINDLVPGRGEINLERLKNSGLVRIEHTAHGIIAVVANKILLAIVKEMIPPQEQAQLVNKLIAAFESMSPMQAWHYAPVAALYEKSGRIPQAITYFQKAAEEAERIYDNDSAVILYEKLIGLSESKKNDQYFAFVLKAADLYDIAGNNARAQQRYDQALKTADPEIMARAYAGLAKVIHALGELSESLGLFDQALQRMSLGTEEYIRTANYKAYALFDVSEFDKARDILNQSVDSARKLKNHALEAESSYYMITMAWHRGNYDEGIVKSTELLSFCKTHCLEKQYAFVANLFTSFYLLKADYVKAMEFVDLAIAGFRKVKQADAVATAVVYKANILLIKGDLKSAQSAYEEVLKSEILHDNNEILKNCLLNLSLISRQISDLGQALIYARQAHDTAPDDPHAIYEMSFIQYLKGDLDAAQSQLENALSRSQNNLFYMNLAFIYLALGKLGEAKSVLAKALDFINGAVTNISDKTDILIRACEFYCLTNEFERALSLAEQVAALSSEHSIHRNITNVLVSIISAAMNNTDPQGFDGDLLFLKERGFISTYAFLTKLVCQIRLETNIEANNIEAILKDLYEIGNIYALSGAKTEFQRVQELKEKLYPVLVRDYSRHAVSQKYLATLSGIATLIHAKLGDPDFSNQVLDLIIKATGAERGALFIKSKKRMKLAAGRNLDKTTIKDAGDLSRTVISDIANREFVYIQDAVSDVIYNVRKSVMLNQIRTILCIPLTIDKEVLGAVYLDSRFANAVFSVQDKDFLTTVTKILASVLEKSTVMQAIEEENILLKSKIDPAIGQGYLIGRSKPMKAIYRQIEDIGPSNAPVLILGETGTGKGMIARYIHMYSRQKHNRFLTINCGTIPETLLESELFGHKKGAFTDAVSDKSGLLEQAHGGTIFLDEITNTSLSFQAKLLETIEDKVIRRLGETEQRKIDVRFLFATNKDLEIEVEEGRFRKDLYYRINVFSIHVPPLRERSSDIAHLARYFLKKYSTEVNKAIRDFTAEAMKQLKEYYWTGNVRELQNLIERAVVTSKGSMVSVEDIGLSHVTPVMGKMTDIKKEAIIEALNASDGNVTLAAKMLHISRRTIERHIKKYNVIT, from the coding sequence ATGACCGGTACGCCGCCGCTTGCTCAGTACAAAAAAGCCAAAAAACTCGAGGAAACGCGCAATGCGGTCGTTTATCTCCTGGAAGCCTCCGATAAAAGCAAATTAATTCAAAAAAAAGCGCTCGACAACTCGATCCAATTCAATGAGCTCATTTCACGGGAATATCGTATTCTGACGCAGTTTCAGCATCCGCATATCGTGCGCGTACTTGATTACGATATTGACAAGGAAGGCCGGGCTTTTTTCACGTCCGAATATATCGACGGCAAGCCTATCGGCGAGTGTTTCAAAGGATTTACCGAGGATTTCATCGCCGCTTTTCTGCAGGTCTTCGACGCGCTCGGCGCGTTTCATAACAAGGGTTTTATTCATTCCGACCTAAAGCCCGAGCATGTTCTGTACGATACGGTCCGAAAAAAAGCGACGCTGATCGATTTCGGCTTTGCCGGCATTGCCTGCGGCGATTCGCCCGGCGCCGGCACGATCGGGTATATAGCGCCCGAGGTGCTCAAGGGCATCGGGCTTGACCAGCGCAGCGATCTATATTCCCTCGGCATAATCATGTATGAAATTTTATCCGGTATCAAACCGTACAAGAATTTTCAGAAATTAGACCGCGTGCCTGAAGAGCTGAATTCTTATCTCGACCGCCTTATCGCACCCGAGCCTTATCTCAGACCGGCTCTGCCCGAGTTGCATGAGTATTTCAGAAAACAACTCCCCAGCGGCAAGATCGAGTCGATGAAGTATGACGTCGACATCCCCGTCACCGGCTACGTGGAAAACCCTGAAATAAAAATGAGGACGGATACCGCCGCAATAATAAATCCTTTCGTTATCTGCGGCGACACCGGCGCCGGCAAAACGCGCCACTTAAGGGAGATAAAGTACAGGCTGCAGACAAGGGGCTGGCAGGTCCTCTGGCATATCGGCAAAGGAAACATCTCGCTCCTGGCGGCGCTCAGGGATTTCCTCGGTATCCCGGATGATGATAATAGCCGGGATTATCATCCTCAGAATAAGATCCAGGCTTATGAAGAGATCAGGCAGGCAATAGCTGAGTACGCTTCCCGTTCCGGTTTGGGGATTCTGGTCGATGATCTTGAGGATTGCAGTGATTTCGAACTGGGTTTGCTGCGTTATATCGGTCTGGGAGCAGCCGGTTCTAACCTGCTGGTCGCGGCAAGCGCGAATACGGTCGGAGACATAACATCGGAGCGCGTCAAGCAGACAAATTTCGACATGATCGGCCTGGAGCTTTTCTCGATGCCCGAAATCGAACAGCTGCTCGCGAAGACTTTTTTCGTCATCGAGATTCAGCCGTCGGAAAGCGGTATCCATGAATTCGCCGGATCAATTATGGATATGACCAGCGGAAATCCGCTTTTTATTGTCGAAACGTTTAAAGCGCTCCATGAGAAACAGGCACTTGTTTTCAGGGATAACAAATGGCAGGTAAATATGGCTTTACTAAAACAAACGGAAATGCCTTCAAAGACCGAAAACATTCTCACGATGAGAATAAAAGATGTTGGGGACGATGAACTTTTGTTACTCAAGCTGCTGGCCATTTGTGAATGCCCATTATCAATGGCAATGATAAACGACCTGGTGCCCGGACGCGGCGAAATCAACCTTGAACGTCTGAAAAACAGCGGTCTGGTCCGGATCGAGCATACTGCGCACGGCATCATAGCCGTGGTTGCCAATAAAATCCTGTTAGCCATCGTTAAGGAAATGATCCCGCCGCAGGAGCAGGCGCAATTAGTCAATAAATTGATCGCCGCGTTCGAATCCATGTCACCGATGCAGGCATGGCATTACGCGCCGGTCGCCGCGTTATACGAGAAGTCAGGCAGGATACCTCAGGCAATAACGTATTTTCAAAAAGCAGCTGAAGAAGCGGAAAGAATTTACGACAATGATTCGGCGGTAATTCTGTATGAAAAACTGATCGGCCTGTCGGAAAGTAAGAAAAATGACCAATACTTCGCTTTTGTGCTCAAAGCCGCCGATCTTTATGACATTGCGGGCAACAATGCCCGCGCTCAACAACGCTATGATCAAGCACTTAAAACAGCGGACCCTGAAATAATGGCGCGTGCTTATGCCGGCCTTGCAAAAGTTATACACGCGCTTGGCGAACTAAGCGAATCTTTGGGGCTCTTTGATCAAGCGCTCCAGCGAATGTCTCTTGGCACTGAGGAATACATCAGGACAGCGAACTATAAAGCGTACGCGCTGTTCGATGTTTCCGAGTTTGATAAAGCGCGAGATATCCTGAACCAATCCGTCGATTCTGCGCGTAAATTGAAGAATCACGCACTTGAAGCCGAATCATCCTACTATATGATCACGATGGCTTGGCATAGGGGAAATTATGACGAAGGAATCGTCAAAAGCACGGAGCTGCTTAGTTTTTGCAAAACCCATTGTCTTGAAAAGCAGTACGCTTTTGTTGCGAACCTTTTCACTTCGTTTTATCTCCTGAAAGCGGATTATGTTAAAGCAATGGAATTTGTGGATCTTGCAATTGCGGGCTTTAGAAAAGTTAAGCAAGCGGATGCTGTTGCAACTGCTGTGGTTTATAAGGCAAATATTCTCCTTATCAAAGGAGATCTCAAATCCGCGCAAAGCGCATACGAGGAAGTCTTAAAATCCGAAATCCTCCACGATAATAACGAAATACTAAAAAACTGTCTCCTCAATTTGAGTTTGATTAGCCGACAAATTAGTGATCTGGGACAAGCATTGATTTACGCACGGCAAGCACATGACACAGCGCCGGATGATCCACACGCCATTTATGAAATGTCATTTATCCAGTATCTGAAAGGTGATCTTGATGCAGCACAATCACAGCTTGAAAATGCTTTGAGTCGGAGCCAAAATAACCTTTTTTACATGAATCTCGCCTTCATATACCTCGCATTGGGAAAGCTAGGCGAAGCTAAATCCGTTCTAGCCAAAGCCCTCGATTTTATTAACGGGGCGGTTACAAATATATCAGACAAAACAGATATACTAATAAGGGCGTGCGAATTCTACTGTCTTACTAATGAATTTGAACGCGCACTGAGTCTTGCAGAACAGGTTGCAGCTTTATCTTCTGAACACAGTATCCACCGCAACATTACGAATGTTTTGGTAAGTATCATATCTGCAGCAATGAACAATACTGACCCTCAGGGATTCGACGGAGATTTATTATTTCTAAAAGAAAGAGGATTCATAAGCACTTATGCCTTTTTAACAAAGCTGGTCTGTCAGATACGCCTGGAAACCAACATTGAAGCAAACAATATCGAAGCTATTCTTAAGGATCTCTATGAGATCGGAAATATTTACGCTTTGTCCGGCGCCAAGACCGAATTTCAAAGGGTGCAAGAGCTCAAAGAAAAACTCTATCCTGTGCTCGTGCGCGATTATTCCCGACACGCTGTCTCTCAGAAATATCTCGCTACATTGTCGGGTATCGCAACTCTGATTCATGCAAAACTTGGTGATCCTGATTTCAGTAACCAGGTCCTTGACTTGATAATTAAGGCGACCGGCGCCGAACGCGGCGCGCTTTTTATAAAGAGCAAGAAACGGATGAAACTGGCTGCCGGACGCAATCTGGATAAAACCACGATCAAGGACGCCGGCGATCTGTCCCGGACCGTGATCAGTGACATCGCCAACCGTGAGTTTGTTTATATCCAGGACGCGGTCAGCGACGTGATATACAATGTCAGAAAGAGCGTGATGCTGAATCAGATTCGCACGATTTTATGTATCCCCCTGACCATCGACAAGGAGGTGCTCGGCGCGGTATATCTGGATTCCCGCTTTGCCAACGCTGTATTCAGCGTGCAGGATAAGGATTTTCTTACCACGGTAACGAAAATTCTGGCTTCGGTTTTAGAAAAATCAACGGTAATGCAGGCAATAGAAGAAGAAAACATATTGCTCAAAAGCAAAATAGATCCGGCAATCGGACAGGGCTATCTCATTGGCAGGTCAAAACCGATGAAAGCCATCTATCGTCAGATCGAAGACATAGGTCCCAGCAACGCGCCGGTACTGATACTGGGTGAGACCGGCACGGGCAAAGGAATGATCGCCCGGTATATCCATATGTACAGCCGTCAAAAACACAATAGATTTCTGACGATCAACTGCGGCACGATCCCGGAGACGCTTCTGGAATCTGAACTTTTCGGTCATAAGAAAGGCGCGTTTACCGACGCGGTCAGCGATAAAAGCGGTCTGCTTGAGCAGGCCCACGGCGGCACGATCTTCCTCGATGAAATAACCAACACGTCATTGTCATTTCAGGCAAAACTGCTCGAGACCATAGAAGACAAGGTCATCCGCAGACTGGGCGAAACCGAGCAGAGAAAAATCGATGTCCGGTTCTTGTTCGCCACGAATAAAGACCTCGAAATCGAAGTGGAAGAAGGACGATTCAGGAAGGACCTGTATTACCGTATCAACGTATTCAGCATCCATGTCCCGCCGCTCCGCGAACGCTCCAGCGATATCGCGCACCTGGCGCGGTATTTTCTAAAAAAATATTCCACTGAAGTGAATAAAGCGATCAGAGATTTTACCGCTGAAGCGATGAAACAATTGAAAGAATACTACTGGACGGGTAATGTGCGGGAGCTCCAAAACTTGATCGAGCGGGCGGTCGTGACATCAAAGGGCAGCATGGTGTCGGTTGAAGATATTGGATTATCACATGTAACGCCGGTAATGGGCAAGATGACCGACATAAAAAAAGAAGCCATCATTGAAGCGTTAAATGCGTCAGACGGTAATGTTACACTCGCAGCTAAAATGCTGCATATAAGCCGCAGGACAATCGAGAGACATATAAAGAAATATAACGTTATTACATGA
- a CDS encoding FAD-dependent oxidoreductase, with product MAELLDAQTKQDLTALLEQLPRPVNIIFFTKEKDCPHCQEQQQVLSEITALSSKITLTVYDMAKDSITAAKYGIARTPATVIISTKDHGIRLYGVTAGYEFSSLVETIIMVSTDTSGLSPEIESIIRTIDQPVHLEVMVTLTCPYCPRAVHAAFQLAMVSDQISADAVDSGEFPEVAQRYDVSGVPKTIINEKFSFTGAIPVESVYLEILKNLKPDEYKKVRASIQEAQGHRHVRPADPKHTYDMIIVGGGPAALSAAVYAARKELDVLLVADELGGQIINTAVIENYLGLPGISGKELAEQFQFHAEQFPIAEKIGSPASKVSEIDGIFTVNTADEQSFTGHTVIYCAGKEYQKLGIPGENQFVGHGIAFCATCDAPLYKGKKVAVIGGGNSALTAARDLMMYASEVHLVHRRDSFKADPTLVDEIKALKKVIIHYETEVKEFLGDEKLKGMRISTAGGAKPEDIEVNGVFLEIGLSPNTAPVQDLVPLNANREIPVNRDNSTARAGFFGAGDATDVVEKQIVIAAAEGAKAALAAYKFLVGKKVLKNLSAADSWTQ from the coding sequence ATGGCCGAACTGCTCGATGCCCAGACCAAGCAAGACCTGACCGCCCTGCTGGAGCAGCTGCCAAGGCCGGTCAATATTATTTTCTTTACCAAGGAAAAAGACTGCCCCCATTGCCAGGAACAGCAGCAGGTACTCTCGGAAATAACCGCGCTGTCAAGCAAGATCACGCTCACGGTCTACGACATGGCCAAGGACAGCATCACCGCTGCCAAGTACGGCATCGCGAGAACGCCCGCCACCGTGATCATCAGCACCAAGGATCACGGCATCAGGCTCTACGGCGTGACCGCCGGCTATGAGTTCTCGTCGCTCGTGGAAACCATCATCATGGTAAGTACCGATACTTCGGGCCTGTCGCCGGAGATCGAATCCATAATCAGGACCATTGACCAGCCCGTGCACCTCGAGGTCATGGTCACCTTGACCTGTCCTTATTGCCCGCGCGCGGTCCACGCCGCTTTCCAACTGGCAATGGTCAGCGACCAGATAAGCGCCGACGCGGTGGACTCCGGTGAATTCCCCGAAGTGGCGCAGCGCTACGATGTCTCGGGAGTGCCCAAAACGATCATTAACGAAAAATTCTCGTTCACCGGCGCGATACCGGTCGAATCGGTCTATCTTGAGATCCTCAAAAATCTGAAACCAGACGAATATAAAAAAGTAAGGGCTTCGATCCAGGAAGCCCAGGGACACCGCCACGTCCGCCCCGCCGATCCCAAACACACTTATGATATGATCATTGTCGGCGGCGGTCCGGCCGCCTTGTCCGCGGCGGTCTATGCGGCAAGAAAAGAACTCGATGTTCTTCTTGTGGCCGACGAACTGGGCGGGCAGATCATCAATACCGCGGTGATCGAGAATTATCTGGGTCTGCCCGGCATCAGCGGCAAAGAGCTGGCCGAGCAATTCCAGTTCCACGCCGAGCAGTTCCCCATTGCCGAAAAGATCGGTTCACCGGCATCAAAGGTATCGGAAATAGACGGCATATTCACGGTCAACACGGCGGACGAACAGAGTTTCACCGGCCACACGGTCATATACTGCGCGGGCAAGGAATACCAGAAACTCGGGATTCCGGGTGAAAACCAATTTGTCGGTCACGGCATTGCTTTCTGCGCGACCTGCGACGCGCCCCTGTACAAGGGGAAAAAGGTCGCGGTGATCGGCGGGGGCAATTCCGCGCTCACTGCGGCGCGGGATCTTATGATGTACGCCAGCGAGGTTCACCTCGTGCACCGCCGCGATTCATTCAAGGCAGACCCAACCCTGGTAGACGAAATAAAAGCATTGAAAAAAGTAATCATCCATTATGAAACCGAGGTGAAGGAGTTCCTCGGCGATGAGAAACTTAAAGGCATGAGGATCTCGACCGCCGGTGGTGCAAAACCTGAGGATATCGAGGTGAACGGCGTTTTCCTGGAGATCGGGCTGAGCCCGAACACGGCACCGGTGCAGGATCTCGTGCCCTTGAACGCCAACCGTGAGATCCCTGTTAACCGCGATAATTCGACCGCGCGGGCGGGATTTTTTGGTGCCGGTGACGCCACCGACGTGGTGGAAAAGCAGATCGTTATCGCCGCGGCCGAAGGCGCGAAAGCCGCGCTCGCCGCGTACAAATTTCTGGTTGGCAAAAAAGTCTTGAAAAACCTTTCGGCAGCGGATTCATGGACCCAATGA
- a CDS encoding aspartyl protease family protein, translated as MDPMILCWALLFAVTGGSPDQGADMNDPYQILEKHFEATGGLKKIQGIKTVYKEAKLVIAGTDLKGTVKQWERLPRMWRQEVDLGVIRTYAGDNGEIRWSVDPNGKIQIHRDKSTLEDRELKRLMSLLEYRDPQSQHFKLTFDGVSKVMDEDCYAVTIANTVSGTTQINYYSTATFYLIKMVVKRPNSQETTFFFDFRTIEGEGLILPFKEVTETAPAGEKQIMEYSTYDNNKPLEGISFDPPAQDVKDYRFTSGSSAPDIPFQLIENHVYLPITINNKEQLWVLDCGAAVTVVDSGYAAGLGFSFEGPIKGQGASGTVDLYYVTLPAYAMNGIEFNAQKVLSMNIRDIFKPILGLEIAGILGYDFLSRFVTRIDYAREKISLYDPGVFDYAGSGKVIDSPLQDRMFSLPMTVDSIYTGQWRLDIGSASIDFQYPFARDHGLLNRTGIDLVAIGAGGSQTIRVSKFSTVEIGGYTFLNPLIGIPQEEGVGAFSHSTVIGNVGNILLRNFALYLDYAQQRLILEPGEDLGKTFPEDKSGLHIQYDPDDQIMVAYITPGTPAADAGFQKGDIITKITGKGVAEYGTILDLRKLFKEKAGLHYQFVILRGSETRELELTLRDLF; from the coding sequence ATGGACCCAATGATCTTATGCTGGGCGCTGCTATTTGCGGTCACGGGAGGATCTCCTGATCAAGGCGCGGACATGAACGATCCCTATCAGATCCTGGAAAAGCATTTTGAAGCGACCGGCGGGCTGAAAAAGATCCAGGGGATAAAGACGGTTTATAAAGAAGCCAAACTTGTGATCGCGGGCACCGACCTCAAGGGAACCGTAAAACAGTGGGAGCGCCTGCCCCGGATGTGGCGGCAGGAGGTGGACCTGGGCGTGATCAGAACTTACGCCGGTGACAATGGCGAGATCCGGTGGTCGGTCGATCCAAACGGCAAGATCCAGATCCACCGCGACAAAAGCACGCTGGAGGACCGCGAACTAAAAAGGCTGATGAGTCTCCTTGAGTACCGGGATCCTCAGTCGCAGCATTTCAAACTCACCTTTGACGGCGTCAGCAAGGTCATGGACGAGGATTGCTACGCGGTCACGATAGCAAATACCGTAAGCGGCACGACCCAGATCAACTATTACAGTACGGCTACGTTTTACCTGATAAAAATGGTCGTCAAGAGACCGAATTCTCAAGAAACCACATTTTTTTTCGACTTCCGGACCATTGAAGGAGAAGGGCTGATTTTGCCATTCAAAGAGGTGACCGAGACCGCCCCGGCCGGCGAGAAGCAGATCATGGAATATTCGACTTACGATAACAACAAACCGCTCGAAGGCATCTCTTTTGATCCGCCGGCGCAGGACGTGAAAGATTACCGCTTTACCAGCGGCAGCAGCGCCCCGGATATACCTTTCCAGCTCATCGAGAATCACGTTTACCTGCCGATCACGATCAACAACAAAGAACAGTTGTGGGTGCTGGATTGCGGCGCGGCGGTAACGGTCGTCGATTCCGGTTACGCGGCGGGACTGGGGTTTTCTTTTGAGGGGCCGATCAAGGGACAGGGCGCGTCCGGAACGGTCGATCTTTATTACGTAACCCTGCCGGCGTACGCGATGAACGGCATCGAGTTTAACGCGCAAAAAGTGCTCTCCATGAACATCCGGGATATTTTCAAGCCGATCCTCGGTCTGGAGATCGCCGGCATCCTTGGTTACGACTTCCTTTCCCGTTTTGTGACCAGGATCGACTACGCCCGCGAAAAAATTTCATTGTACGATCCCGGAGTATTTGATTACGCAGGTTCCGGTAAGGTCATCGACTCGCCTCTGCAGGACAGGATGTTCAGCCTGCCCATGACCGTGGACAGCATTTACACCGGACAATGGAGGCTCGATATCGGCTCGGCCAGCATCGATTTCCAGTACCCTTTTGCCCGCGACCATGGTCTCCTTAACCGGACCGGAATTGACCTCGTCGCGATCGGCGCCGGCGGCAGCCAGACGATCCGCGTTTCGAAGTTTTCAACCGTCGAGATCGGAGGTTATACTTTCCTCAACCCGCTGATCGGGATCCCGCAGGAAGAAGGCGTCGGCGCGTTCAGCCACTCCACGGTCATCGGTAATGTCGGCAATATCCTGCTGAGGAATTTCGCGCTGTATCTTGATTACGCTCAGCAAAGGCTTATCCTTGAACCGGGCGAAGATCTTGGAAAAACTTTCCCCGAGGATAAAAGCGGGCTGCATATTCAGTACGATCCGGACGACCAGATCATGGTCGCCTATATCACGCCCGGCACTCCGGCGGCTGACGCCGGGTTCCAGAAGGGCGATATTATTACCAAGATAACCGGGAAGGGTGTTGCCGAGTATGGAACGATCCTTGACTTGAGAAAATTATTCAAGGAAAAGGCTGGCCTGCATTACCAATTCGTAATACTCAGGGGCAGTGAAACCCGGGAACTGGAACTAACGCTCCGCGATCTGTTTTAA
- a CDS encoding T9SS type A sorting domain-containing protein — MLTCDYYGSVFLRRNISGVNVEELSGRSAAQDRFSVTPNLITNRALIKVNIESPAFVRLDLYAPDGRKVASLLNRHADAGELRFTLDLNSFERQVLSSGAYFVVLKTDNRIITSKVQILR; from the coding sequence ATGCTTACCTGCGATTATTACGGGTCGGTCTTTCTGCGCCGCAATATTTCAGGCGTCAATGTTGAAGAACTCTCAGGCCGGTCGGCCGCACAGGACCGATTCTCCGTCACGCCCAATTTGATCACAAACCGGGCGTTGATCAAGGTCAATATCGAAAGCCCCGCGTTCGTGCGTCTTGATCTCTACGCTCCTGACGGCAGGAAGGTCGCCTCGCTCCTGAACCGCCATGCGGATGCGGGCGAATTGCGGTTTACACTGGATCTGAATTCCTTTGAACGGCAGGTACTGAGCAGCGGTGCTTATTTTGTGGTGCTTAAGACGGATAACCGTATTATTACGAGTAAAGTACAAATCTTGCGCTGA
- a CDS encoding CPBP family glutamic-type intramembrane protease, whose amino-acid sequence MDMSSDAVIQRTLGKIGVTVVFALFLLLLTTGAIFKPLVTAILARGPHYTSYFEFMFVGLAPLILVIFFRENLSMYGVGKKGIIRSLTLGLSLALIYRLISPLLSHTGVVLVYRSFDLAFPLNLYYALLGIFAYGPLEAFFVVYLMVNVDILVSVMTGKRSPNTFLAGAILVPVFFGLFHIVTTGNVSNAVQVALFSCGYGLIYRYTGNSIGPMSAWTLANGWVQFLLVGCFT is encoded by the coding sequence ATGGATATGTCAAGCGATGCAGTGATCCAGCGCACGCTGGGCAAGATCGGAGTAACGGTTGTCTTCGCGCTATTCCTGCTTCTCCTTACCACGGGCGCGATCTTTAAACCGCTGGTCACGGCCATTCTGGCCAGGGGACCGCATTACACCTCGTATTTTGAATTTATGTTTGTCGGTCTGGCACCGCTGATCCTGGTAATATTTTTCAGGGAGAACCTGAGCATGTACGGCGTTGGCAAAAAGGGGATCATCAGGAGTTTGACTCTTGGATTATCGCTCGCCCTGATTTACCGCCTTATCAGTCCCCTGCTCAGCCATACCGGCGTGGTCCTGGTTTATCGCAGTTTTGATCTCGCTTTTCCATTGAATCTGTATTATGCGTTGCTCGGTATTTTCGCCTATGGCCCGCTTGAGGCGTTTTTTGTCGTCTATCTTATGGTCAATGTGGATATTTTAGTATCGGTCATGACCGGTAAGCGATCGCCGAACACGTTCTTGGCCGGCGCGATCTTGGTCCCGGTATTTTTCGGTCTTTTCCATATCGTCACGACCGGAAATGTATCGAACGCCGTGCAGGTCGCGCTTTTTTCATGCGGCTATGGTTTGATCTATCGATACACCGGCAATTCCATCGGCCCGATGAGCGCCTGGACCCTTGCCAACGGCTGGGTCCAGTTTTTACTGGTTGGTTGTTTTACGTGA